One region of Streptomyces sp. CG4 genomic DNA includes:
- a CDS encoding IS1182 family transposase, whose product MFEVEPTGKKRSRGRPAAVDKTFRAFDPHQVLLLPPSLDGWLPEDHLARFVADLVDEVLDPSPVLAEYTDKRGYPPYDPRLMLRLLICGYTTGVRSSRATERKCTDDVAFRFLAADQAPDFRSIARFRSRHLDALAGLFTQSLHLAQKLGMVKRGRVALDATKLEANASKHKAMSYGRLVDREERVEAEIAQLEAQAHALPADAEATDTAEDQTFGPDGKDVDLPAELDRREKRLAELQTARAQIEAEAADKARRHGRGEGRPPPAAWRHQRRAGRHRPGDQAAAKARPKPKAQANVTDPDSRIMKYSDGAYTQAYNAQAVVDEKHQVITAADVTTNPSDALNCTMMLDQSAQHTGIHPRQALVDAGYCSETNLEAAKNRQLACGTNTFMATGRLAHDEQVPPAPRGRIPAIATLKERMARKLRTKPGKVAYSRRKAIVEPVFGQIMTCQNGRRLLLRGEDGARGEWRLLVACHNLRKIFRHAGTTGLGALAS is encoded by the coding sequence CTGTTCGAGGTCGAGCCGACCGGGAAGAAGCGGTCTCGGGGCCGTCCGGCGGCGGTGGACAAGACGTTTCGGGCCTTCGACCCGCACCAGGTCCTGCTGTTGCCTCCTTCGCTGGACGGCTGGCTGCCCGAGGACCATCTCGCCCGGTTCGTCGCCGACCTGGTCGACGAGGTGCTCGACCCCTCGCCGGTGCTTGCGGAGTACACCGACAAGCGCGGCTACCCGCCCTATGATCCCCGGCTGATGCTGCGGCTGCTGATCTGCGGCTACACCACCGGCGTCCGTTCCTCGCGGGCGACCGAGCGCAAGTGCACCGACGACGTCGCGTTCCGGTTCCTGGCCGCTGACCAGGCCCCGGACTTCCGCTCCATCGCCCGGTTCCGCAGCCGCCACCTGGACGCGCTCGCCGGCCTGTTCACCCAGTCGCTGCACCTCGCGCAGAAACTCGGCATGGTCAAGAGGGGCCGCGTCGCCCTGGACGCCACCAAGCTCGAAGCGAACGCCTCCAAGCACAAGGCGATGAGCTACGGCCGCCTGGTCGACAGGGAGGAGCGCGTCGAGGCCGAGATCGCCCAACTGGAGGCCCAGGCCCACGCACTGCCGGCCGACGCCGAGGCCACCGACACCGCCGAGGACCAGACCTTCGGCCCCGACGGCAAGGACGTGGACCTGCCCGCCGAACTCGACCGCCGGGAGAAACGCCTGGCCGAGCTGCAGACCGCTCGCGCGCAGATCGAGGCCGAGGCCGCCGACAAGGCACGCCGCCACGGCCGAGGAGAAGGAAGGCCGCCGCCAGCAGCGTGGCGGCACCAACGACGAGCAGGCCGCCACCGGCCCGGGGACCAGGCCGCCGCGAAGGCCCGCCCCAAGCCCAAGGCCCAGGCCAACGTCACCGACCCCGACTCGCGGATCATGAAGTACAGCGACGGCGCCTACACCCAGGCATACAACGCCCAGGCCGTCGTGGACGAGAAGCACCAGGTCATCACCGCCGCCGACGTGACGACCAACCCATCGGACGCACTGAACTGCACCATGATGCTCGACCAGTCCGCCCAGCACACCGGCATCCACCCCAGGCAGGCATTGGTCGACGCCGGATACTGCTCCGAGACCAACCTCGAAGCCGCGAAGAACCGTCAACTCGCCTGCGGGACCAACACGTTCATGGCCACCGGCCGCCTAGCCCACGACGAACAGGTCCCGCCCGCGCCGCGCGGACGGATCCCGGCGATCGCCACGCTGAAGGAGCGGATGGCCCGCAAGCTGCGGACCAAGCCCGGCAAGGTCGCCTACAGTCGCCGCAAGGCCATCGTCGAACCCGTCTTCGGCCAGATCATGACCTGCCAGAACGGCCGCCGGCTCCTCCTACGCGGCGAAGACGGCGCCCGCGGCGAGTGGCGCCTGCTGGTCGCCTGCCACAACCTCCGCAAGATCTTCCGACACGCTGGAACCACCGGACTCGGCGCCCTCGCCAGCTGA
- a CDS encoding N-acetyltransferase family protein — protein sequence MTSGMTTEPAILDVMELTSDPELEVRFAESAHQILADLVSGGAALGWVDPPSRDEVAELLGHVVSAVQAGDAALRAAYLDGQLVGLGYWLRYARPTHRPHADLEKIAVDAAAHGRGVGRALIAALIADAREAGIEVLTLDARGDNANALHLYRSLGFTEYGRLPDFVAVGEHRYDKVFCMLDFRRQG from the coding sequence ATGACCAGCGGTATGACCACTGAGCCCGCCATCCTTGACGTCATGGAGCTGACTTCGGATCCGGAGCTGGAGGTCCGGTTTGCGGAGTCGGCCCACCAGATCCTGGCGGACCTGGTCAGTGGGGGTGCCGCGCTGGGCTGGGTCGATCCACCCTCGCGGGATGAGGTGGCGGAACTTCTCGGCCACGTCGTCTCTGCGGTGCAGGCCGGGGATGCGGCCCTGCGTGCCGCTTACCTCGACGGTCAGCTGGTCGGGTTGGGGTACTGGCTCCGCTACGCCCGACCGACTCATCGGCCACACGCCGATCTGGAGAAGATCGCGGTAGATGCTGCTGCGCATGGCCGTGGTGTCGGCCGGGCGCTGATCGCTGCCTTGATCGCTGACGCCCGGGAGGCGGGTATCGAGGTCCTCACCCTGGACGCCCGTGGCGACAACGCCAATGCCCTGCACCTCTACCGGTCGCTGGGCTTCACCGAATACGGCCGTCTGCCCGACTTCGTCGCCGTCGGCGAGCACCGCTACGACAAGGTCTTCTGCATGCTGGACTTCCGTCGGCAAGGCTGA
- a CDS encoding histidine phosphatase family protein, producing MPLLFLRHGESQANEQNRFAGRLDTPLTALGSRQADQAAERVAALAASGVRIEEVHMSTLQRARQTAWTIIDRLPQPPDRITVDEALTERDFGVYSGRNKSLVKKTIGFAGYTEAFHSPTGRPPGGESWREMYDRVAAYYEDVLLPASRAGRTVLVVAHKYVVEMFALVVADASPDTYRDFKIPNARPLSEQDLRRAVAAPAAAGLVNDLGEIVEIRLPLLVATAAATGVAVQLALGIQVPATVFTTALTALLAVGSFFAMLRVDPPTLRRPLSSLRAAWPLLLPRLALGLVLIWAGHSLPLELAGLFLLLPPALIAPTLSLLWGGDYFFAVRHTVAASLALPALLLTGLALPLSLPGTAPTLTLGRLEPALLAYAAVLLAALVLPGVGAQALRRRDPIRAGALSTNWNWLGGLALVPVAGLATFALTPPTGLTAHTAIRLLLVMSAAAAALTALRLLTTLFLRLRPHGTGLGRDLFITQNTPNVFLWLAMTAVLAPTTGHRPSVIGLGVALVFFFAVYTDERIFLHAHRHDLSPSVPEAPETRKTRTIPGLLTPGK from the coding sequence ATGCCCCTCCTCTTCCTTCGCCACGGCGAGTCCCAGGCGAACGAACAGAACCGGTTCGCCGGGCGCCTGGACACCCCGCTCACCGCCCTCGGCAGCCGCCAGGCCGACCAGGCAGCCGAGCGGGTCGCCGCGCTCGCCGCGAGCGGCGTACGCATCGAAGAAGTGCACATGTCCACGCTCCAACGCGCCCGCCAGACAGCGTGGACCATCATCGACCGGCTCCCACAACCTCCGGACCGGATCACCGTCGACGAAGCGCTGACCGAGCGCGACTTCGGCGTCTACAGCGGCCGCAACAAAAGCCTGGTGAAGAAGACGATCGGCTTCGCCGGCTACACCGAGGCCTTCCATTCCCCGACCGGCCGCCCGCCAGGCGGCGAGAGCTGGCGGGAGATGTACGACCGGGTCGCCGCGTACTACGAGGACGTCCTGTTGCCCGCCTCCCGCGCGGGACGCACTGTTCTGGTCGTCGCCCACAAGTACGTCGTCGAGATGTTCGCCCTGGTCGTCGCGGACGCGAGCCCGGACACGTACCGCGACTTCAAGATCCCCAACGCGCGCCCGCTCTCCGAGCAGGACCTGCGCCGCGCGGTTGCCGCCCCCGCTGCGGCAGGGCTCGTCAACGACCTGGGCGAGATCGTGGAGATCCGCCTCCCCCTGCTGGTGGCCACGGCCGCCGCGACGGGCGTGGCGGTCCAGCTCGCGCTCGGCATCCAGGTTCCGGCCACAGTCTTCACCACCGCTCTTACCGCCCTCCTGGCCGTCGGCTCCTTCTTCGCCATGCTGCGCGTGGACCCACCCACCTTGCGCCGCCCCCTGAGCAGCCTCCGCGCGGCCTGGCCCCTGCTGCTCCCCCGTCTCGCACTGGGCCTGGTCCTCATCTGGGCCGGGCACTCGCTCCCGTTGGAATTGGCCGGTTTGTTTCTGCTCCTCCCACCCGCCCTGATAGCCCCGACCCTCTCACTGCTCTGGGGAGGCGATTACTTCTTCGCCGTACGCCACACAGTGGCCGCCTCGCTCGCCCTCCCCGCGCTCCTGCTCACCGGCCTTGCCCTCCCCCTCTCCCTCCCAGGCACCGCCCCAACCCTCACCCTGGGCAGGCTCGAACCGGCCCTCCTCGCCTACGCGGCCGTCCTGCTCGCCGCCCTTGTACTGCCCGGGGTGGGAGCGCAGGCCCTGCGTCGGCGCGACCCGATCCGGGCGGGCGCCCTCAGCACCAACTGGAACTGGCTCGGCGGCCTGGCCCTGGTCCCCGTGGCCGGCCTCGCCACCTTCGCCCTCACCCCGCCGACCGGTCTGACCGCCCATACGGCCATCCGACTCCTGCTGGTGATGTCCGCCGCAGCGGCGGCCCTGACCGCCCTGCGCCTCCTGACGACGCTGTTCCTGCGCCTGCGCCCCCACGGCACCGGCCTCGGCCGGGACCTCTTCATCACACAGAACACCCCGAACGTCTTCCTGTGGTTGGCGATGACCGCCGTCCTGGCCCCCACCACGGGCCACCGCCCCTCGGTGATCGGCCTCGGCGTCGCACTCGTCTTCTTCTTCGCGGTCTACACCGACGAACGGATCTTCCTTCACGCCCACCGTCACGACCTGAGCCCGAGCGTCCCCGAAGCCCCCGAAACGCGGAAGACCCGCACCATTCCTGGCCTGTTGACACCGGGCAAGTAA
- a CDS encoding transposase family protein, which translates to MNSTSLHHFAGRDLDRALKKVAKQGGRQAGRVVVLLDGTLVRTRRWTGTANRKNYSGKRKAHGLLFLALTDERGNLIWISSARPGRASEISAARHEKITAHLRVAGFGVLADLGFVGLDDHPDDDPVIITGFKATRSHRLTEAEKEANGLLSRERAANEHGFAHLKTWRVLAKVRMNTRHATILLRALLVLANSEVPR; encoded by the coding sequence GTGAACTCCACATCGCTACACCACTTCGCGGGACGCGACCTGGATCGGGCCCTGAAGAAGGTCGCGAAGCAGGGCGGTCGCCAGGCGGGGCGGGTGGTGGTCCTGCTGGACGGCACCCTGGTCCGTACCCGGCGCTGGACCGGGACAGCCAACCGCAAGAACTACAGCGGGAAACGCAAGGCCCACGGCTTGCTCTTCCTCGCCCTCACCGACGAGAGGGGCAACCTGATCTGGATCTCCTCGGCTCGCCCCGGGCGGGCCAGTGAGATCAGCGCCGCCCGCCATGAAAAGATCACCGCCCATCTGCGCGTGGCCGGCTTCGGAGTCCTGGCCGACCTCGGCTTCGTCGGCCTGGACGACCACCCAGACGACGACCCCGTCATCATCACCGGCTTCAAGGCCACCCGCTCCCACCGCCTCACCGAGGCTGAGAAGGAGGCGAACGGCCTGCTCAGCCGCGAACGCGCCGCCAACGAGCACGGTTTCGCGCACCTCAAGACCTGGCGCGTCCTGGCCAAGGTCCGCATGAACACTCGTCACGCCACCATCCTGCTCCGGGCACTGCTCGTCCTGGCGAACTCCGAAGTCCCACGCTGA
- a CDS encoding ISL3 family transposase, which yields MDEVRADGSGIALTARTVTREAACPGCGAVSGRVHGGYRRRLADLAAAGRQVVIDLLVRRFLCPAAECPRRTFVEQVDGLTERFARRTPLLRCSLGKIALALAGRPGARLAAHLSMSTSANSLLRLVRRLPDKQVGAAPRVLGIDDFALKKGHVYGTIILNMETGERVDVLPDRTAETLTEWLRAHRGVEIVCRDRASAYAEAVRTACPDATQVANRFHLWKNLCEAVEKCLATHRSCLAEPTEDTPEDATDEQKTAAHEEVPVRSEGMRVIRRRERHAAVHALYDKGVPIQAISEALGLDRKTVRRYAHAATPEEASLATGSHRQGQIHAYSPYLHRRWNEGCTDAARLHAEIAELGFTGSKRTVRRHLQEIRASGKPAPDKPKTLTVRTATWLITSHPDHLDESSTLKLKKLLSRSAELDSVATCVRSFAAMMTERRGGDLENWLTSAEDTGMKPLQSLARGLRQDFDAVTAGLTLEWSSGKVEGNVNRAKRIKRDGFGRAGFDLLRQRILLAD from the coding sequence GTGGACGAGGTCAGGGCGGACGGAAGTGGAATAGCCCTTACGGCGCGAACGGTGACGCGTGAGGCGGCTTGTCCCGGTTGCGGCGCGGTGTCCGGGCGTGTCCATGGCGGTTACCGGCGGCGTCTTGCCGATCTCGCGGCGGCCGGACGGCAGGTCGTGATCGATCTGCTGGTGCGACGGTTTCTCTGCCCGGCCGCTGAGTGCCCTCGCCGCACGTTCGTCGAGCAAGTGGACGGGCTCACCGAGCGGTTCGCGCGGCGCACACCGCTCCTGCGCTGCTCGCTGGGGAAGATCGCGCTCGCGCTCGCCGGGCGGCCGGGCGCTCGGCTGGCTGCGCATCTGTCCATGTCGACGAGCGCGAACTCCCTGCTCAGACTGGTCCGCAGGCTCCCGGACAAGCAGGTCGGGGCTGCACCCCGGGTGCTGGGTATCGATGATTTCGCCCTGAAGAAGGGGCACGTCTACGGAACGATCATCTTGAACATGGAGACCGGCGAACGTGTCGACGTCCTGCCCGACCGCACCGCGGAGACCCTCACCGAGTGGCTTCGCGCGCACCGTGGAGTAGAGATCGTCTGCCGGGACAGGGCCAGCGCCTACGCCGAGGCCGTACGCACGGCCTGCCCCGACGCGACCCAGGTCGCGAACCGGTTCCACTTGTGGAAAAACCTGTGCGAAGCCGTCGAGAAGTGCCTTGCCACGCACCGCAGTTGCCTCGCCGAGCCTACCGAGGACACGCCTGAGGACGCCACCGACGAACAGAAGACCGCGGCCCATGAGGAGGTGCCGGTGCGGTCGGAGGGGATGCGCGTGATCCGGCGCCGCGAGCGTCACGCCGCCGTGCACGCCCTCTACGACAAGGGCGTCCCCATCCAGGCGATCTCCGAGGCGCTCGGCTTGGACCGCAAGACGGTACGCCGCTACGCGCATGCCGCCACGCCCGAGGAGGCGTCGCTGGCCACCGGATCACACCGCCAGGGCCAGATCCACGCCTACTCGCCCTACCTGCACCGACGGTGGAACGAGGGCTGCACGGACGCGGCCCGGCTCCACGCGGAGATCGCCGAACTCGGCTTCACGGGCAGCAAGCGGACCGTGCGCCGGCACCTCCAGGAGATCCGGGCCAGCGGCAAACCCGCCCCCGACAAGCCCAAGACGCTCACGGTCCGCACCGCCACCTGGCTGATCACTTCGCACCCGGACCACCTGGACGAGAGCAGCACGCTCAAGCTCAAGAAGCTCCTGTCCCGCTCTGCCGAGCTGGACTCCGTCGCCACGTGCGTCCGTTCCTTCGCCGCGATGATGACCGAGCGCCGAGGCGGCGATCTGGAGAACTGGCTCACCAGCGCCGAGGACACCGGGATGAAGCCGCTGCAGAGCCTGGCCCGGGGCCTACGACAGGACTTCGACGCCGTGACCGCCGGCCTCACCCTGGAATGGAGTTCGGGCAAGGTCGAGGGCAACGTGAACCGGGCGAAGCGAATCAAGAGGGACGGATTCGGCCGCGCCGGATTCGACCTCCTCCGCCAGCGGATACTCCTCGCCGACTGA
- a CDS encoding MFS transporter: MGDLYNRKTMFLASIAVFLGASALCGTASTMNELIIFRALQGVGAGGLGAGAFALIGALLPPRERGRYQGMVAIVMAVGSIGGPLAGGVITGHLGWRWAFYLNLPIGLICIAWCQLLLHLPHTRCGKVVIDWLGITLMTAMVSTIVSAVMADHSFQNGAARGRAVTRSAGRRPLCFPRGGCCFPVVASGPARPRGTRGWSRYA, translated from the coding sequence GTGGGTGACCTGTACAACCGCAAGACCATGTTCCTGGCCTCCATAGCGGTCTTCCTGGGCGCGTCCGCGCTGTGCGGGACGGCCTCGACGATGAACGAACTCATCATCTTCCGGGCCCTGCAAGGCGTGGGCGCGGGCGGCCTCGGCGCGGGCGCCTTCGCGCTGATCGGCGCCCTGCTGCCGCCCCGGGAACGCGGCCGCTACCAGGGAATGGTCGCCATCGTCATGGCGGTCGGCAGCATCGGCGGCCCGCTGGCGGGCGGCGTCATCACCGGCCACCTCGGCTGGCGCTGGGCCTTCTACCTCAACCTGCCCATCGGGCTGATCTGCATCGCGTGGTGCCAACTGCTGCTGCACCTCCCGCACACCCGCTGCGGCAAGGTCGTCATCGACTGGCTGGGCATCACCTTGATGACGGCCATGGTCAGCACCATCGTGAGTGCGGTCATGGCGGACCACTCCTTTCAGAACGGGGCGGCACGGGGCCGGGCAGTCACCCGAAGTGCCGGTAGAAGGCCGCTGTGCTTCCCCAGAGGGGGTTGTTGTTTCCCGGTTGTTGCCTCGGGTCCCGCGCGCCCGCGCGGGACCCGAGGCTGGAGCCGATACGCCTAG
- a CDS encoding amidohydrolase family protein, with translation MAAQGADYIKVMIEEGTVMGHPGLPLISTEALKAGVAEAHLLGKKVIAHAMTLAATEQAIEVGADGLAHLFIDRPHTEEIVSAIAGAGIFVTPCLVISSSVMGGTGQALADDPRVGRKLPQQWLATLRGTFNKYPEGNLNQVLASVAALHSAGVDVIAGTDASIPVPAHGGVAHGASLHHELQLLVKAGLTPLEALRAATSVPARPEGCTPPPGRRCKRQRSSAAPRQPVADARRADRP, from the coding sequence ATGGCCGCCCAGGGGGCCGACTACATCAAGGTCATGATCGAAGAAGGCACTGTGATGGGCCACCCCGGGCTGCCCCTGATCAGCACCGAGGCACTCAAGGCCGGTGTGGCGGAGGCACATCTGCTGGGCAAGAAGGTGATCGCCCATGCGATGACGCTGGCAGCCACCGAACAGGCCATCGAGGTCGGAGCGGACGGCCTCGCGCACCTGTTCATCGACCGACCGCACACCGAGGAGATCGTCTCGGCGATCGCCGGCGCCGGCATCTTCGTCACCCCGTGCCTGGTGATCAGCTCCTCCGTCATGGGCGGCACCGGCCAGGCACTGGCCGACGACCCCCGGGTGGGCCGCAAGCTCCCGCAGCAGTGGCTGGCCACGCTCCGCGGCACGTTCAACAAGTACCCGGAAGGCAATCTGAACCAGGTGCTGGCGAGCGTGGCCGCGCTGCACAGCGCAGGCGTCGACGTCATCGCCGGCACCGACGCCTCCATCCCCGTTCCCGCCCACGGCGGGGTGGCACACGGCGCGAGCCTGCACCACGAGCTGCAACTCCTGGTCAAGGCCGGGCTCACGCCCCTGGAAGCGCTGCGCGCCGCCACCTCCGTCCCGGCACGGCCGGAAGGGTGCACGCCGCCCCCGGGCCGAAGGTGCAAACGGCAGCGAAGTAGCGCCGCCCCCCGGCAACCGGTCGCAGACGCCCGCAGGGCAGACCGCCCCTGA
- a CDS encoding TetR/AcrR family transcriptional regulator, whose protein sequence is MRARTEAPRSRRERPAKPALSRAGIVATSVALMRSEGLERLTMRRLAQELDTGPASLYVYFRNTAELHAAVLDELLGEVDLSPVPDDGPWRERLIDILTSYIQVLYEHPSLARSALVARPRGEHYLALLEGLLAVLRFGGIEGERAAWAVDLLLQFATTAAAEHGSRRQAPDAQEEWTAFTQALRSASPERYPNLAATSDDLFTGTPRERHTWIFQVLLNGILTAPAPAAGASSTLRASV, encoded by the coding sequence ATGAGAGCACGTACCGAGGCCCCGCGCAGCCGCCGGGAGCGCCCCGCCAAGCCCGCGCTGAGCCGCGCCGGGATCGTCGCGACCTCGGTCGCGCTGATGAGGAGCGAAGGACTGGAGCGGTTGACGATGCGCCGCTTGGCTCAGGAACTCGACACCGGACCGGCCTCGCTGTACGTGTACTTCCGCAACACGGCCGAACTGCACGCCGCGGTACTCGACGAACTGCTCGGCGAGGTGGACCTCAGTCCCGTGCCGGACGACGGGCCCTGGCGCGAGCGTCTCATCGACATCCTCACGTCCTATATCCAGGTCCTGTACGAGCACCCGAGCCTGGCCCGCTCCGCCCTGGTCGCACGCCCCAGGGGCGAGCACTACCTCGCCTTGCTGGAAGGGCTGTTGGCGGTACTCAGGTTCGGTGGCATCGAAGGCGAACGCGCCGCCTGGGCCGTCGACCTCCTCCTGCAGTTCGCCACCACGGCTGCCGCCGAGCATGGAAGCCGACGCCAAGCGCCGGACGCCCAGGAGGAGTGGACGGCCTTCACCCAGGCTCTGCGCTCAGCCTCGCCCGAGCGCTACCCGAACCTGGCAGCGACATCTGACGATCTGTTCACCGGCACCCCGCGCGAACGACACACCTGGATCTTCCAGGTCCTCCTCAACGGCATCCTCACCGCGCCCGCCCCAGCCGCCGGGGCGTCAAGTACGCTGCGAGCATCTGTGTGA
- a CDS encoding darcynin family protein — MSTEKTEPPVTAFMLVKTTPEWLALTVQERGDAFTTQVLPAIEAKTTGVRSRFYDTEFYSARVTDVWVWEADDHHAYQLLVDALRETPFWDRYFEVVDLLVGTENGYARTYGLDPVATITT, encoded by the coding sequence ATGTCCACTGAGAAAACCGAACCGCCGGTCACCGCGTTCATGCTCGTCAAGACCACACCCGAGTGGCTCGCCCTGACCGTCCAGGAACGTGGGGACGCCTTCACCACCCAGGTCCTCCCCGCGATCGAGGCCAAGACCACCGGCGTCCGGTCACGCTTCTACGACACGGAGTTCTACTCCGCGCGCGTCACGGACGTCTGGGTCTGGGAAGCAGACGACCACCACGCCTACCAACTCCTTGTCGACGCGCTGCGCGAGACCCCGTTCTGGGACCGCTACTTCGAGGTCGTCGACCTGCTCGTCGGCACCGAGAACGGCTACGCCCGCACCTACGGCCTCGACCCCGTCGCCACCATCACCACCTGA
- a CDS encoding NAD(P)H-binding protein, with protein MIVITGPTGNIGRHLLPLLLESAPAAGEELRVVVRDPARLPDAVRERVEVVTGSHGDAGIVDRAFEGADAVFWLVPPDASLTPEDAYCGFTRPATTALAAHGVGHVVSVSALGRGTPVAGRAGLVTASLAMDDLIAGTGVAYRALANPSFFENLLEEADSIREKGVFTDAVDADRKAPLVAVADIAAVAAGLLLDRSWTGTDSVPVLGPQDLSPNDLARIMTEQLGRAVRYERQPLDDLHTTLVGYGLNEAFVRGIVDMKRAKDDGLDAGVARTPDTTSTTTFEQWCAQTLKPAVLS; from the coding sequence ATGATCGTCATCACTGGTCCCACCGGGAACATCGGCCGCCACCTGCTTCCGCTGCTCCTTGAGTCCGCCCCCGCCGCCGGCGAGGAACTGCGCGTGGTCGTGCGTGACCCCGCCCGGCTCCCCGACGCGGTGCGCGAACGCGTCGAGGTGGTCACCGGCTCGCACGGCGACGCCGGGATCGTCGACCGGGCCTTCGAGGGCGCGGACGCTGTCTTCTGGCTCGTCCCCCCGGACGCCTCCCTGACCCCGGAGGATGCCTACTGCGGCTTCACCCGCCCCGCCACCACGGCACTCGCCGCCCACGGCGTCGGCCACGTGGTCAGCGTCTCCGCGCTCGGCCGCGGCACCCCGGTCGCCGGCCGCGCCGGGCTCGTCACCGCCTCCCTTGCCATGGACGACCTGATCGCGGGCACCGGCGTCGCCTACCGGGCCCTGGCCAACCCGTCCTTCTTCGAGAACCTCCTGGAGGAGGCCGACTCGATCCGCGAGAAAGGCGTCTTCACCGACGCCGTCGACGCCGACCGCAAGGCTCCCCTCGTCGCCGTCGCCGACATCGCCGCCGTGGCCGCCGGCCTGCTGCTGGACCGCTCCTGGACCGGCACCGACAGCGTCCCGGTTCTCGGGCCGCAGGACCTGTCCCCCAACGACCTGGCCCGCATCATGACCGAGCAGCTCGGCCGCGCCGTCCGCTACGAACGCCAGCCGCTCGACGATCTGCACACCACCCTCGTCGGCTACGGCCTCAACGAGGCGTTCGTCCGCGGCATCGTCGACATGAAGCGGGCCAAGGACGACGGCCTCGACGCCGGCGTCGCCCGCACCCCGGACACCACCTCGACCACCACCTTCGAGCAGTGGTGCGCCCAGACCCTCAAGCCCGCCGTCCTCTCCTGA
- a CDS encoding LysR family transcriptional regulator, with protein MTQVNSPEPVIDAHLAVALDALLSEQSVTRAAARLHTSPAAMSRTLARLRRILQDPLLVRAGQAMVPTPRAQALRDEAATVVRRLGALLTPGTGVDPAALHTTFTLQTADLVGAALAPGLLQLARQEAPGISLRFRAEELEAGPALRDGRIDLEVGSIDHVDPETQVEELLTLRMVAAVRPGHPLTEGTLTPARFATAEHVAVSRRGRFTGPLDTALAEHNLSRRVSAVLPSHLAAMTLAARSDVICLVPAALPGAAPSPLTDAATALGLHLLDVPLPLPPLTIGMAWHPRHAADGAHHWLRNAVRRTVRAPGSSPS; from the coding sequence ATTACGCAGGTGAACAGCCCAGAGCCGGTCATCGATGCCCATCTCGCCGTCGCGCTGGACGCTTTGCTGTCCGAGCAGAGCGTCACCCGCGCCGCCGCCCGCCTGCACACCTCCCCCGCTGCAATGAGCCGCACCCTCGCCCGCCTGCGCCGCATCCTCCAAGACCCCCTTCTGGTGCGGGCCGGACAGGCCATGGTCCCCACCCCGCGTGCCCAGGCCCTGCGCGACGAAGCCGCCACAGTGGTGCGCCGCCTCGGAGCACTGCTCACCCCAGGCACCGGCGTAGACCCCGCCGCCCTGCACACCACCTTCACCCTCCAGACCGCCGACCTGGTCGGCGCGGCACTGGCTCCCGGACTGCTGCAACTGGCCCGGCAGGAAGCGCCGGGGATTTCCTTGCGGTTCCGGGCCGAGGAGTTGGAGGCCGGACCGGCACTCCGCGACGGCCGCATCGACCTGGAAGTCGGATCCATCGACCACGTCGACCCCGAAACCCAGGTCGAGGAACTGCTCACCCTCCGGATGGTGGCGGCCGTCCGGCCCGGCCACCCCCTCACCGAAGGAACCCTGACCCCGGCCCGGTTCGCCACAGCCGAACACGTCGCGGTCAGCCGCCGAGGCCGGTTCACCGGCCCCCTCGACACCGCCTTGGCCGAGCACAACCTCAGCCGGCGGGTCAGTGCCGTTCTCCCCAGCCACTTGGCCGCGATGACCCTCGCCGCCCGCAGCGATGTCATCTGCCTCGTCCCCGCCGCGCTCCCCGGCGCCGCTCCCTCGCCCCTCACCGATGCCGCCACCGCCCTCGGCCTGCACCTCCTCGACGTCCCCCTGCCACTGCCGCCCCTGACCATCGGCATGGCCTGGCACCCCCGCCATGCCGCCGACGGAGCCCACCACTGGCTGCGCAACGCCGTCCGCCGGACCGTTCGCGCACCCGGGAGCTCGCCCTCCTGA